TATGTGGCAGATCAGATTGTGTCAAAGCTGATTGAAGTGGTGAAGAAAAGGAATAAAGGTGGTGTGGCTGTCAAACCATTCCAGGTAATACAACCTTTTTCAGGATTCTGTAGACATGTTTTTGCACTGCTTCTCAAGAGCACATAAGCACTTGTAATTGAGCTACTGGTTATGTGACCTTCacctatttatatttattataatgttgTAATAACGTGACGGAGCACAGGGTAATTTGATCAATAAATGCGGCGtgtttgttctgttctgttcccTCAGGTGAAGAACCACATGTGGCTGTTCGTGAACTGCCTGATCGAGAATCCAAGCTTCGACTCTCAGACCAAAGAGAACATGACTCTACAGCAAAAAAGCTTCGGATCTACCTGCCTTCTCAGCGAGAAGTTCATTAAGCAGGTTTGTAAccattatttttaatcaattcTAATTTGAGTGCCACACAAAAATACTCAATTTTCCTAAATTTATGACTGAATACTGTAAATAGATTTTTAATTTTGGTTTTCACCTAATTTACATAGTACTGATATCTGCATGTTTAAATGGATGTCTGATTCATGCTGACAGACATGGCAATAGAAGAATCTAAATATTAGCTGCTAAAGTGTTGTCAAATATAATCCATACGATGgtaatgtttgttttaataaatatcttTGTTTTGAAATGTAATTGTTTTTGGTGTCTTTTACAAAACTGTTCCCTTATCATTGTTATAGCTTTAAACAGCTCCCCCTGCTAGACTATCCAAATATCTTTGACCTATACATGCTAATGTCTAATTCTGTAACACTATTAATGAGGTCTACATCTTTCGTTGAATTTATTAAACAGAATGTTTAAGTCAATACATGATTGATGATCTAAACTAGCTGATTTTAGTTTACACTAATACCtggagttataaaaaaaaaagtgtggagcTCTCAGGATTCCCAAAATGAAAACTTATGTGGTTATTGTATATTAAAGCCTAATGTGATACTGGTTTCAAGAGTGCCAATGTCAACTAATTAAAGCAACTGTTTACACTTCTACACTATTTTTCCCTATAGGAACATGTAGTGCTTTAACACCCTTTTAAATGTGGAATTGGTCTTTttgtaagtttatttatttttaaatgtttttctctgCTTTCCCTTTTATAGGCCAATACTTGTGGCATTGTGGACAGCATAATGAACTGGGTAAAGTTTAAGGCTCAAAATCAGCTCAACAAGAAATGCTCTGCCGTCAAACACACCAAGATCAAGGGAGTTCCTAAACTGGATGACGCCAATGATGCAGGTAGGATGAGTCACATAGTTACTATTAGAATCGAGAGCATTGCATAACGATATATCAGAAGTTATGGCCCCTCAATGCAAATGTATGACCTAGGCaagttgtgtgtgttttaatttataAAGTTTTCTGTCTCTGCATATTTGATATTCAGGTGGCAAACACTCTGCCGGTTGCACTCTGATCCTTACCGAGGGAGACTCGGCCAAAACCCTGGCCGTGTCTGGACTTGGTGTGGTGGGCCGCGATCGCTACGGGGTCTTTCCCCTGAGGGGTAAAATGCTGAACGTGCGAGAGGCCTCTCACAAACAGGTCTGTTGATACAAACTGTTTTCAGATTGGACCTTCTTGCTTCTTTGCCTCGCAACAGTTTGTAATGATGTATCTGTTGCAGATCATGGAGAATGCTGAGATCAATAACATCATTAAGATCATGGGCCTGCAGTATCGGAAGAACTACAGCGACCCTGATTCACTTAAATCGCTCAGATACGGAAAACTGATGATCATGACAGATCAGGTCAGCCTCTTGATTGCAGTTGTAGTTTTTGTTTTaggcatttattatttattcaagaATTAGGTTTTTCAGAGCTTGTTGTAATGTGCTTTCTTTTGGGTTTATGTCCTACAGGATCAGGATGGATCTCATATTAAAGGGCTCCTGATTAATTTCATTCACCACAACTGGCCCTCGCTGCTGCGGCACAACTTTCTGGAGGAGTTCATCACTCCCATCATTAAGGTGAGTGTGTTGCAATAACTAGATACAGATTGTTTGCATTTTACTGTTGTTGCAACTAACCATATAACAGTAGCCAATAGTAATCATTCACACACTCTTTTGACTGTTTCTTCATTTGGGTTGCAGGTGTCCTCTAAGAACCAGGAGTTTTCCTTCTACAGTATTCCAGAGTTCACAGAATGGAAAGAGAAGCAAAACAACATTAAATCATGGAAAATCAAATACTACAAAGGTTTGTCCTAAACACCTGTGGTAGTACATCGCCAAATGTAAGCAGCCATCTTTGCTGTGTATTTGTCTCACAAGCTGAGGTGATGGGATCACAATTAAGTGTGATGTTGAACTAATATTTGCATTATGATATTTTGCCTGAACATTTCCCTTGTCCCTGTGCAGGTTTGGGTACCAGCACATCCAAAGAGGCCAAAGAGTATTTCTCGGACATGGCGAGGCATCGCATTCCGTTTAGGTACTCTGGGCCTGCAGATGACGAGGCTATCACCCTGGTAACTACACGTCTCATTGGTCTATTATAGCTCATTTGACAAGCAATGGCTGTGTCCAGAATTTCTAAAAGTTACACATTTTTTTCCTGCTGGTccacctcctctcctccgtgacctgGAAACTAATTTACTGACACCATCTTTCGTCTGCCGGAATAATGGAGGAGGCAAAAGAAGGCTTTTATGGAGTGACAAACTTACATGACAGTAGAACCTCACTTTTCTTGtggtaggagaggaggaggaggaggaggaggaggaggagtagcaGCAGAAGATTCTGGACACACTCAGTGTCTTCTAAAACTAAGACCTACTATTGGAGGTTTCCTGAATAATCACTTGACATTCATATGCGTACCTGCTTTCTAACACATTGACTGTCTTTCTCCAGGCCTTTAGTAGGAAGAAAATTGAGGAAAGAAAGGAGTGGCTCACCAGCTTCATGATAAACAGGCGCCAGCGTCGAGAGCACAACctgccagaggtctgaaatctgaCTGTGCCAACTACCAGAAATGTTTATTCATGTGgtgaatttttaatttttttttttttatataataaattgcATACCTTTTTTTCTTTGTGAACAGGAGTACCTCTATGGTAAGGAGACTTCATCCCTTACCTACCATGACTTCGTCAACAAGGAGCTGGTGCAGTTTTCCAACTCAGACAATGAGCGCTCCATCCCGTGCCTGGTTGATGGTAAGACATGCTATATAAAAGACAGCACACTTGCAAACTACCTTTTCATacagcctgtaaaaaaaaaatgtattacctaAACAGTTAGTAAGTATCTCAGGATACGTTGATGTAATGATGGATGatgtaaattgtattttaaagTGAGCTGTGTTTTCTGCTGTCAGGTCTGAAGCCAGGTCAGAGGAAGGTGTTGTTCTGCTGCTTCAAACGAAATGACAAGAGGGAGGTGAAAGTGGCTCAGCTTGCTGGTTCTGTTGCAGAGATGTCTGCTTACCACCATGGAGAGGTTTGCTTGCCTACTTCTTTATGACTTTTTACTGAAGAAagtcacttttcttttttataattaattcTTTTCTGATTCTTAGATTTCTCTGATGATGACCATCGTGGGTTTGGCGCAGAACTTTGTTGGTAGCAACAATCTGAACCTGCTACAGCCTTTGGGTCAGTTTGGCACACGCCTGCACGGAGGCAAAGACTCTGCCAGTCCCAGATACATCTTCACCATGCTCAGGTACTCCTAGAAAAAAGTGTTAAGAAATTTGAAGAATTTGGTGTCAATCCATATTTTCAGTTTAGAACTGCACTGTCTGATGTTGCCCAGATGAAGAATGTTCCTTCCATGTCTTATTGCATGTCAGTACACGTCTGCCGTTCTTTCGTCTTGCCATCTTTCCGCTGcttagcaaaaacaaaaacattgctGTCCCTCTCAATAACCCTGTGCTCCACCCCGCTATCTCTGCAGCTCTCTTTCCCGACTGCTGTTCCCTTCTGTGGATGACAACCTGCTCAAGTACAACTACGATGATAACGTAAAGGTGGAGCCTGAGTGGTACATCCCTATCATCCCCCTGGTGCTGGTCAACGGTGGTGATGGCATCGGCACAGGCTGGGCATGCAAACTTCCCAACTTTGATGTTCGTGAAATCATTAACAACATCCATCGAATGCTTAATGGTGATGAGCCGCTGCCAATGGTAAGAACAATTTATCCGCTTAAAggtcttatttatttttacgtGAAATACCTCAtcagacctgccaacatgtatGCATTTAGTGTAACAAGCACACATTTTGACCTCCTAGTATGCTTGTTTCAGTCCACTTGTCTCTAAAGTTGATTTTGCTTCTGAGCCACAAAGATTTGCGCATAAGCAAGTGCCTTTGACCAGTCAGACCACTGagggttttttatttatttatttattttttccgttctgGATGGGGAATAAAATCCTTCTCCCCCCAAATAAAAgggaaaatgaccccaggacccaaGAACCTAATCtagtccggatagggctttaggaaAAACAACAatgcttgtttatttttttatgtatagttGACACACACATACTGTTGTGCATTAGTTACAATGTAGATGTTACAATGTTGTCAATTGTATTCTCTTGTTCAGCTTCCCAGTTATAAGGGTTTCAAGGGAACCATTGAGGAGTTGACAAGCAACCACTACCTGATCAGCGGAGAGGTGTCAATCATAGACTCCACCACTATCGAGATCTCTGAGTTGCCTGTGAAAACCTGGACACAGGTAAGTAAAACAttagttaaaaaaacacacacacactaagctcCTAATGTGTctagaaaagaaaatgttttagagAATGCCCGTTGACCGTTTTACCTTCTTCAGTCGTACAAAGAGAATGTGCTGGAGGTGATGCTGAACGGCTCTGACAAAGTCCCCGCCCTGATCACTGACTACAGGGAGTACCACACTGACTCCACAGTGCGCTTTGTGGTGAAAATGACTGAGGAGAGACTCATAGAGGCCGAGGCTGCAGGTCTGCACAAAGTTTTCAAACTGCAGAGCCCCCTCACCTGCACTTCCATGGTAAGGGCAATGccacacctaaacacacacacatgtttgcTTAATTAatatccacattaaaaaaaaaaaaaaaaacgtactttttttttttttcttccattttctttctAATAGTACATGTATATAACTTGCATGTATATGGTTAACCTAATCATCCAAACCTGGCTTTCTGTTAATGTAGTGATTTATTTGAAGTTATATAAtcagacctgccaacatgtacAAATTTTGCATTTTGACCTAGTATGCTTGTACATAATGCTTGTAATGAGTTCTCTCCTTTCACCATGTCCTCTTGACATGCAGTGACTGCTAAAgtatctttctctgtctccaCTGACatagtacagtaaaaaaaaaaaagtctgtagtctgccagacctaaactaCACTATTACTGATTTCCTCCCAAAAACGCACAGGGAACTAGCagaattataaaaattatattattacatttggCTGGCACCTTCACCCTTAGTGACTTGCAGATAATGATGTAGATTTAATAATGGAGGACACAGAAGTTCAAGGCTAAAATATTTCAGGCAGGGCCTAAtggaggccaaagggaaatagtgggataaagaagagaagaaggggaagaaggaaatgaggttagaagtagtttgttaAAGGTATTAGatgagtaagtgctctttgaagagctctgtcttcaggagtttcttaaaggtagcgaGGGATGCTCAtgaattttgtttttttagttcggCAGGTCTGTATAAGTAATGAGGCATTTTTACCTCAAAAAAAGCAGCTTTAAGATCATCGACCTGTAACTGATGTCATGATTGCATGTATTAAAGCTTTTAGTTTCAAACCTCCTCCTACAATTAAGCCACTGTTTACTTTCTCCCCTGCAGGTGTTGTTTGACCATGTGGGCAGTCTAAAGAAGTACGAATTTGTCCAGGACATTCTAAAGGACTTCTTTGAGCTTCGTTTGAAATACTATGTCCTGAGGAAGGCCTGGCTCGTTGGCATGCTGGGAGCTGAAAGTGCTAAGCTGTCTAATCAGGCCCGTTTCATTCTGGAGAAAATTGAGGGCACTCTGGTAATCGGtaagttttgctttttttttttttttttttttttttttttttttttttttttttttgggtcccttTTATTGCAGCTGTGCAATTGCACAGTAGTaatggtttgtttttttgtttgtttttcttggtactggctttttaattttttttttatttaacatgcaGTTGAACAACCCTTTTGTTTAGTAGTCCAGTGGATGTGCTATATGACCTAGACAAgctgctttattttattattagtgtaCATTTCTTTTGAAGGTATAGAAAACTGTGCTCACTGATCTCTGGCTTTACTTGTAaattctctaaagaaaagacatatcattttaatagttacagagtcaTCGGTgtttgtctttttctagttatcgTGATAGAAGTCTGAATCTTCTGTGTTGTGTAAAGAGTGCAGTAATACTATCTGGTCCATCTATTTGTCCATCTGATGTCTAGTTGCATCTATTTCCAAAGCTCATTTTATTTCAGTTGCTACAAGCCAGCAGTGAGTTCTTTGACCAATGATGTAAACAACAAAAATACtctggggtgttctaaaacttttaaatgAGGAATTTATATAAGAGTTAAGTTTGTACTTCCACTAACAATGTTGTATGTGCTGTTTGTCATGTGTTAAATGTGAGCACAAATAACTTGCCGTTGTAATTTGTTCTAGAAAACAAACCTAAGAAGGAGTTGATCCGCATGCTGCAGGAGATGGGATACGACTCTGACCCTGTTAAAGTGTGGAAACAAGCCCAGGAAAAGGTATGCTGCAAACAAACACCCATTTGTTAACTGTTTAGTTGTTTAGATTTATAAAAAGCTATTGCAGTGAATGCTGAGAGATCTGAGACCTATGTGGTGTCCATTTCTGGACTTGAATTCAAGTCACTTGTTGGAATGGTTTGTCATTTATTAGAATTATgtctttaatcattttaatttattcCTTGTAGGAGGTGGAGATAGATGCAGGGGAGGAAGATGAACAAAAGGAGGAACAAACATCAGGACCTGACTACAACTACCTGCTGAGCATGCCCATGTGGTACCTCACCAAAGAGAAGAAGGATGAGCTTTGCAAGCAAAGAGATGCTAAGGTATCAGTgagaattataaaataatttgtgCAACActcattacattttcatttttcctttttttattattaaattaaatgtatgtcTGCTTTCTGTTGTAGCTCACAGAGTTGAACATGCTGGAAAAAAAGACCCCTTCAGATTTGTGGCAGGCGGATCTAGCTGCCTTCACAGAGGAGCTGGAGGTAAAATGCACAATCAAAACCAGCAATTTGTTTTTCTAGTTAGCCTTTGAGCTTTTCTTCTGTTGGACATTTATTTTGGACTTCAATTGTTATTTACTGAGATCCTGTTTTGGCTTTTCTGTCTTTTGGTCCAAAACATAGATTTAATGTTGTGCATGAGTTTACAAATGGCCTAATCTACTGTTTTCTGATCTTTTAGCGTGTAGAGCAGGCTGAAAAGGAGTCCCAGGCCAAAGTGACCCAGGTTAAGGGAAAAGGTGGCAGAACCAAGGTGGTAAAGATGAAGGACGAGACCCTGCCTACACCTCAGGGCCGCAGAGTCATCCCCCGCATCACCAGCACTATGAAAGACCAGGCAGTCAACAAGGCTGACTACAAGAAGACAAAAGGCAAGAAAGGTTCAGTCAAGGTGCGTGCATTTATAGCTTAATAAACTTCATACTGAATTCCGTTCGAAGTACGTTCTAATGAATACATACATCTGcttacattttgaatggagattttatttatttatttaatttgttatagTTGGTAACATTCTGCTCCACATTCACTTCACCTCCCGTTATGGAGCTTTAGCACTTTGTATTGTATCAAGAGGTAGTCAGAAATAAACTGTTTACGCTGCTGCTTTTGTGGTGCTAAGATATATTATTTAGGCTAATCTTGCAAACTGTTCTGTGGGTGTTTAAACTTATAACTAATGCAGTGTAGTGAACTACAGTTATATTTCTCTGCTTCACTttcatcttttatttttctttttagggTGAAAATGAGGAAAGTGTAGTGATGAAGATGGAATTTGAAGATGAGGAAGCAGAAGAGCCTCTTGAGGTTGGACTGGCTGCACGTCTTACCAAGAAAGTTAAAAAAGAGTCTACTAAGGAGAAAGGTACTTCAAGCACTGGCACATTAAATAAATCTATGCATGgtgttattaaaatgattttattttttaaagggtAGAAAGGATAAGTTCTAAATGGATTATGTAAAGGTCGATGTTAACATTAGGATTTGTGAAGGACTTTTGAAAGCTTTAAAACAGTCTTTCAGTTAATTATCTGTTGTTGGAACTCTTGAGGGCTGAATGCATTTTCTTTTCCCCCAGGCTCTAAGTCCAGCAAGCAGACCACACTCCAATTTAAACCTGTGCAGGAGAAAACAACAAGAAACCCTTGGTCtgatgaggaagatgaagacCTTTCAGGCTCTGATAAGACCACTAGCCCAATGGACACAGCCCCTAGAGAAAAACATGGAAGAAAAGCTGCTGGTGCGTTTGCTCGCTCACTCTTGCATGCGCTTCCACCGCTCCCTGATTGACCTTGCCATGTTATCCTTAGAATGATTTGTTTGTTCTGGTGTGGCTTGTTCAGTCATTCTAAATTTAGAATAGCAGTACTCGTGCAGGCCATGATTAAAGCAGTATCAGTGCTGCTGTTGATAAGACATCTTACATTAATACAGCTAGTCTGCAGATTTGCTGCACAATAGCATGGGTATCCTGCAGTTTATTGAAGGTGTCATAATGCAAGTAATTGTTTGACTCTCTCTTGTTCTGGCACTTGCTATGTGGAATCTAAAAGCTTGGAAATTCCTTTTGTTTTCTCTTGTCTGTGCTCCATATTAAATGTCTGTTTTACTTGTGTGTGATTTAATTATTGTATGTTTTATACTTACTCTCAATATTGCTGATTTCTGTGTTGCTTTCCAGCTTCTGTTAAATATTCCCTGGACAGCAGCATGGATGAGGCAGAAAATTGGGAAAGCTTGGGCAAAAAGAAAACTTCAGCAGTTCTTGACAGTGATGATGACATGTTTGTTCCGGAGCCCAAAGCTGCTTCTGACAGTGAAGAAGACTCTCCTGTCAAGCCTCCACCGTAGGTTTACTTCTTTATGTTCCTTGTTCTGCTTCTCTTGTTtttggttttctttctttttctatgcTGTTGTGTTGTGTCCACTTCTGTGGAATAAATTCttactttcttctttctctttcaggAAAAAAGCAGCAGCCAAACCTAAACCAAAGGAGAAAGCGGTTGTCACCAGCACTGATACCTGTAAGCATGTTCACATCAAATTGAGCATAGACAAATggtaaaatacaaatacaaaaaacagtctatgtttttattattattatttttttacagctgATAGTGCTCCTTTGAAACCCACAGCCAAGCCTAAAGAAAAAGCTGTCAAAAAGACAGCAGAAGAAGGTGCCAAGAAACCTGCAGTTAAGAAGACCGCTGCCCCCAAGAAGACCGCTGCCCCCAAGAAGACCGCTGCccccaagaagaaaggaacagTTGCTGGTGTGTTGCCACAGTCTTGTATCCACCCACAAATCTTTAGCATTGGCCTCTGCGATGCTTCAGTTTCTTTACTAAGAAGTTGAGCTTAGAAGGCTACATTCGTTTCAAATTGATTCAAGGTCATTTATGGGTCATTTTAGTGACTTTCTTTGTAATAGTTAGCACAATTTGCCAACAGTTAAGTGTTTAAGCACTTATTTCTTTGGTTAAGAAACTGGGAACATCATTGCTGCTGAATATATACTGACTAGGTAGGAGTGGGCAGTGAGTGGACATtatttaaaaactctagcagcactgctgtgtctgatccactcataccccTGCAAGACATACTAACACACAttcaccatgtcagtgtcacagcAGTCCTGAGATTGACCCACCGCCCAAATATAATACCTGTTCTGTGATGGATTTGAAGTCATTTACAACTGAACAGGGTTAAAGGAGTCTAGAAGGAGACTGTGTGCAGTttttaattatagaactacatgTTCCTATATGCTCAATGGGGAATGGTCAGTGAACAATTGTAGAAACAAGgatgtggtgttaatgttatggctaatctgTGTAAATCAGAAAGGCAGTTACTTTATGTAGCAggaaaaaatgtgaaattaaccATGATGCTCATTTTCTCAATAGACGTGAAGCAGCCCTCTATCCTTGACGCCCTGTCCAAACCCCCTGCTAAAACAACCGCGGCCAAAAAGTCAAACTCCAGCGACTCTGAAGGCTCTGCTCCAGCCCCATCTGCCAAAAAGGCATCCGTGCGCAAGAGGAAGGTTGTTTTGAGCAGTGATGAGTCGAGCAGCGATTCTGATGGAGGAAACCTTATGGCCCGCCTCATGGGTAAAGCCACCGCTGGAAAGGTACATAATTGTACACCACTCTGCTGGAAATGTTTTCACATTGGAATGGATTTTTGAATCTGACTTGATCTGATTAAtaaacttttctttctttccctctcagaAATCTAAGTGGGAGGATGACGATAGCTTCTCACTGGATGTGATGTCATCTTCTGTGGCCCCCAGGTCAAAAACAGCACGGACCAAAAAACCAATCACCTATGCTTTGGATTCTGACTCTGATGAATGATATTTCCCTCCTTGCTAGTTATGATCTAGTGACCTTTTACAGTAAAATTCCTTTTAGTACTTGAGTTAGTGGGAACCTGAAGCACTGTTACATCTAGTTGATCTGATGTAAAgctttgttttacagttttattaacaagtttaaaaattgtatttgtttTCATTAGAATTATTGAAGATTTCATATGTGTACTGTAATTGATTGATCCTTTATTCTGATTCTGAAGTTTTTTATGGCTTTTTTTGTGTTGTGATGTCTTGTAAATATTTTCTATGTTGTCTTTTTACACTTAAAGCTTTGCCAAAATAAACTTTATACCAGTTGTTGTATTTGACTCTGCATCTGGGCCTTTGTAACCCTATTTATAAATCACTGTGAAATGCATCCCCTCTATTTCACAGTGCGATTCTGTACTTGGTGTTCAGTTGTCAACGCGTTTGTGTGCATACACCCTCACTTGTTACATACATGGACATGTAACAGTTTGCATATCCTGCACATGCTATAGGTTTGTGCATTGCTACACCAATAATAAACAAGTCGAAAATACTATTCCTGGAGTTTAGTGTCCTCTTCTGAGGAGCATTAGATGTGTCCAAGGTGTCTGTGCCATTGAAATAGTTTACCAAAGTTGGAGTGCAACTGGTTCTTAAAGTGAATTGCAAGTTACATGCTGATTGCTTTATTGCATGTTATTGGGATCTTACCATATTCATTTCCAGAATGTGGTTGAGGCGGGAAAAGTTAATTCATTTTGTTCATAGACAAATGCAGCAAAGACACAGaaacccaaatatgggcataaacgaCATGGCGCTGACTACAAAACTGCAGTGGGCTATAACCGGTGCCatctggctaaaaaaaaaaaaaaaagtcagtgaaAACCGACCATAAGATATAATGTTAGTAACTGTCCCATCAGACTGTCCTGTTTCGAGctatattttcattatttgacATTACTGAATATACATTTTCACAGCACCTTGGTTTTCTATGTTGATTGGATCTTTACTACAAATGAAAAATGCTAAGCAGTTTTGAGTTTCCGAAAATGTGAAAGCAAAATAACTGCATCTCCAGAGTTCAGTTTTTCAAACCTTAAGGAGTGGTCATGTCCCTTAGGAACTGCAGCTGCAGtgctctgctgaagctgttgtgTCTACACACATTTCCTGCCATTACCCAACAAGTTGAACCCCTCATTAAGCTGGATAAACAAGTTTTGTTTGACTGTTTGAACCCTGATAGAGATATGACCATTACGTCCATGTTCTGAATGTGTTCCCTCACTTTGGACTAATTACAGTCATCAGGAACtgcttccttctttctttctttccacaaGCTAAAATAAGTAGAGTAGAGGCTTTTCTATCATAGGGAAGGAGCTGCTGGGAGGAGACCGGACTTGTACTAGAAAGCGGTTGGGCTCTGTGGATCCATGTCCATTCAGTTAGCCAGTCCTGGACTTAATATTTGACTCTGAATGACTGAGAGGCCTATCATATCTGCTGTTGCCCTTGGACCAAAGCAATTATGAGGACCTAAAGTTCTGGTGCTTGGGAATCCACTTGGAATACATGCAAATGGACATGGTCTTTTTTCCCCCAAGATGGTAGGAGCTAACCATAAAATATTACCCCTGGTGGATATCATCATTTCAGTTTTTTGTCTAGTGGAATTAATTTGGGTTTGACTTGAGAATATTGGACAATGGATAAACTTCTAGTCTTGGCAAACGTCATCGTTTCCAGCCAGTAATCTCAAAATTCAAGGAAAAAGCTTATTTCTGGCTTGCTTGGACCAAAAGCTTTACATTTCCACCTTCCGCCATGACTGATTTTGGTTTCCTTAGTGGACTCTTCGAGTCACTC
This genomic stretch from Astyanax mexicanus isolate ESR-SI-001 chromosome 15, AstMex3_surface, whole genome shotgun sequence harbors:
- the top2a gene encoding DNA topoisomerase 2-alpha; the protein is MAETDGVLKSYFENKALSKPKKDDRRMSVERIYQKKTQLEHILLRPDTYIGSVEPLSQQMWVFDEDVGLNCRDITFVPGLYKIFDEILVNAADNKQRDNSMNCIKINIDSENNTISVWNNGKGIPVVEHKVEKVFVPALIFGQLLTSSNYDDDQKKVTGGRNGYGAKLCNIFSTKFTVETACAESKYSFKQTWFDNMSRAGEAKIKPFSGDDYTCITFRPDLTKFKMQSLDRDTVALMTRRAYDIAGASKGVRVLLNGTKLSVNGFRSYVDLYLKDKVDETGTPLTVVHEVVNSRWEVCLTLSEKGFQQVSFVNSIATTKGGRHTDYVADQIVSKLIEVVKKRNKGGVAVKPFQVKNHMWLFVNCLIENPSFDSQTKENMTLQQKSFGSTCLLSEKFIKQANTCGIVDSIMNWVKFKAQNQLNKKCSAVKHTKIKGVPKLDDANDAGGKHSAGCTLILTEGDSAKTLAVSGLGVVGRDRYGVFPLRGKMLNVREASHKQIMENAEINNIIKIMGLQYRKNYSDPDSLKSLRYGKLMIMTDQDQDGSHIKGLLINFIHHNWPSLLRHNFLEEFITPIIKVSSKNQEFSFYSIPEFTEWKEKQNNIKSWKIKYYKGLGTSTSKEAKEYFSDMARHRIPFRYSGPADDEAITLAFSRKKIEERKEWLTSFMINRRQRREHNLPEEYLYGKETSSLTYHDFVNKELVQFSNSDNERSIPCLVDGLKPGQRKVLFCCFKRNDKREVKVAQLAGSVAEMSAYHHGEISLMMTIVGLAQNFVGSNNLNLLQPLGQFGTRLHGGKDSASPRYIFTMLSSLSRLLFPSVDDNLLKYNYDDNVKVEPEWYIPIIPLVLVNGGDGIGTGWACKLPNFDVREIINNIHRMLNGDEPLPMLPSYKGFKGTIEELTSNHYLISGEVSIIDSTTIEISELPVKTWTQSYKENVLEVMLNGSDKVPALITDYREYHTDSTVRFVVKMTEERLIEAEAAGLHKVFKLQSPLTCTSMVLFDHVGSLKKYEFVQDILKDFFELRLKYYVLRKAWLVGMLGAESAKLSNQARFILEKIEGTLVIENKPKKELIRMLQEMGYDSDPVKVWKQAQEKEVEIDAGEEDEQKEEQTSGPDYNYLLSMPMWYLTKEKKDELCKQRDAKLTELNMLEKKTPSDLWQADLAAFTEELERVEQAEKESQAKVTQVKGKGGRTKVVKMKDETLPTPQGRRVIPRITSTMKDQAVNKADYKKTKGKKGSVKGENEESVVMKMEFEDEEAEEPLEVGLAARLTKKVKKESTKEKGSKSSKQTTLQFKPVQEKTTRNPWSDEEDEDLSGSDKTTSPMDTAPREKHGRKAAASVKYSLDSSMDEAENWESLGKKKTSAVLDSDDDMFVPEPKAASDSEEDSPVKPPPKKAAAKPKPKEKAVVTSTDTSDSAPLKPTAKPKEKAVKKTAEEGAKKPAVKKTAAPKKTAAPKKTAAPKKKGTVADVKQPSILDALSKPPAKTTAAKKSNSSDSEGSAPAPSAKKASVRKRKVVLSSDESSSDSDGGNLMARLMGKATAGKKSKWEDDDSFSLDVMSSSVAPRSKTARTKKPITYALDSDSDE